The Polynucleobacter sp. HIN7 genomic interval CAACCCGAATACCGATATCACCGCATCCAATAATGAGGATACGGGGGCGACGAAATAGGCTGGTTTTGGAGATCATAGAATTAACATCGTAATGATTTATTGGGAGAAGTGGAATTGCAGTACCAGGTGGAACTTAAAAAGAGCGGCAAAACATTCACAGTGGACGAAGATGAGACCGTTCTGGAAGCTGCTATTCGCCAGGGCATTCAACTACCCTATGGCTGCAAAAATGGTGCTTGCGGATCATGCAAGGGCAAAGTGCTCGAGGGCCGAATTGAGCATGGAGACCACAGCCAAAGTGCCCTGAGCACCCTCGACGAAACCGCGGGCGCGACCCTTTTGTGCTGCGCCCACCCCAAATCCAATGTTCTAATCGACGTTCGCGAAATCCAGGGCGGTGGCGATATTCCAGTGCGCAAAGTACCCTGTCGGATTCAGACAATTGCATATCCAAGTAACGATGTTGCAATTCTTCAGCTGCAATTGCCTGCAAGTGAACGTTTTCAATTTTTAGCCGGTCAGTATCTGGAGTTTTTACTTAAAGACAATAAACGTCGTGCGTATTCGATTGCCAGCGCCCCACATCAAGAGGGCCCCATTGAGTTGCACATTCGCCATCTGCCAGGCGGTCTTTTTACTGACCCCCTCTTTGGTCAAGGAGCTGATGGTAAAGCAATCAAAGAAAAAGATATCTTGCGTTTTGAAGGCCCCCAAGGAAGTTTTTTCTTGCGTGAGGATACTCAGAAGCCCATTATTTTCTTAGCATCCGGTACAGGCTTTGCTCCGATCAAATCCATTCTGTTGCATATGCGTGAGAAGAAAATTGATCGTGAGGTCTATTTCTACTGGGGTGGCCGACGCCCCAAAGATCTCTACATGGATGCTCTTTGTCAGGAGTTTGCTAGTACCCTACCTCGCTTCCATTACATTCCGGTTATTTCTGACGCGCTACCAGAAGATCACTGGACTGGCCGGATAGGCTTTGTTCACCGTGCCGTGATGGCAGACTTTCCGGATCTCAGCGCATTCCAAGTTTATGCTTGTGGGGCCCCAATTGTGATTCAATCAGCCCAAACGGACTTTGTTAAGCAATGCGGTCTGCCCGAGGATGAGTTTTATGCCGACTCATTCACGAGCGAGGCTGATCTAGCATATGCCTAGTTTTCTGTACCTGAAGGCAAATTCCCTTTTTACAACGATCTTTTGTATGATTGTGCTATGAATCAACTTTCTGATCCTCGTCCTGTTGATGCCCATTCGGTGATGTATATCACCAAGCGGCCGGACATCATCATGATGGAGGGCAAAGGCTCGTGGTTGGTCGATCAAAATGGCAAGCGCTACTTGGACTTCCTCCAAGGATGGGCCGTGAATTGCTTGGGGCACTGTAATCCTGGCATTGTTACTGCGTTAAACGCTCAAGCCCAGAAATTGATTAACCCTAGCCCTGCTTTTTATAACGAACCGATGATTCGGTTATCCGATTTACTAACTAGCCACAGCTGCTTTAACAAAGTGTTTTTTGCTAACAGTGGGGCAGAAGCCAACGAGGGCGCGATCAAGCTTGCTCGTAAATGGGGGCAGATTCATAAAGGCGGTGCTTACGAAATTATTACCTTCGATCATAGTTTTCATGGGCGGACCTTAGCAACGATGAGTGCATCGGGCAAGCCGGGCTGGGATACTCTCTTTGCCCCCCAAGTGCCAGGCTTTCCGAAGGCTGATCTCAATGATATTGAATCGGTTAAGCGCTGCATCACCGATCAAACGGTTGCCGTCATGCTTGAGCCTGTCCAGGGTGAAGGTGGCGTCATTCCTGCTGATGATGCCTTCATGAAAGAACTGCGCCAGCTCACTAAAGAACGCAATCTATTGCTCATCGTTGATGAAGTGCAGGCTGGTTTTGGAAGAACCGGTAAATTGTTTGCCTACCAACACTTTGGGATTGAGCCCGACATCATGACCCTTGGTAAAGGAATTGGTGGAGGCGTTCCACTCGCGGCCCTTTTATGCACCGATGCAGTCGCCTGCTTTGTACCCGGGGATCAAGGGGGTACCTACAATGGCAATGCTTTGATGACTGCGGTCGGGATTAGTGTGATTGAACAACTCTTAGCTCCTGGCTTTTTGGACTCAGTGATTCAAAAAGGAGCATTCTTGCAAAGTGAATTGCTGAAACTTTGTTCTGAGTTCGGGCTAAAAGGCGAACGTGGCAAAGGACTGCTTCGGGCACTCATGTTGGGTAAGGATATTGGCCCCTCCTTGGTCGAGCTTGCTAGAGAGCATGAGCCTGAGGGCCTGCTGATTAATTCGCCTAGACCTGATCTATTGCGCTTTATGCCCGCCCTCAATGTCACGCAAGAGGAAATCCTCAAAATGTGCACTACCTTGCGGGTTCTGCTGAAGAAACTGACTTAAGTTTCTTTAGTCTCTTTGATTTTTGCATCTGCCCCCAGATACGCTTCGCGAACCCGGTCGTCATTAAATAACTGATCAGCCGATCCCGATAAGGTAATCGCCCCACTCTCCATCACATACGCACGATCTGCCATGGATAAGGCCAAACGTGCAT includes:
- a CDS encoding CDP-6-deoxy-delta-3,4-glucoseen reductase; protein product: MQYQVELKKSGKTFTVDEDETVLEAAIRQGIQLPYGCKNGACGSCKGKVLEGRIEHGDHSQSALSTLDETAGATLLCCAHPKSNVLIDVREIQGGGDIPVRKVPCRIQTIAYPSNDVAILQLQLPASERFQFLAGQYLEFLLKDNKRRAYSIASAPHQEGPIELHIRHLPGGLFTDPLFGQGADGKAIKEKDILRFEGPQGSFFLREDTQKPIIFLASGTGFAPIKSILLHMREKKIDREVYFYWGGRRPKDLYMDALCQEFASTLPRFHYIPVISDALPEDHWTGRIGFVHRAVMADFPDLSAFQVYACGAPIVIQSAQTDFVKQCGLPEDEFYADSFTSEADLAYA
- a CDS encoding acetylornithine transaminase, with the protein product MNQLSDPRPVDAHSVMYITKRPDIIMMEGKGSWLVDQNGKRYLDFLQGWAVNCLGHCNPGIVTALNAQAQKLINPSPAFYNEPMIRLSDLLTSHSCFNKVFFANSGAEANEGAIKLARKWGQIHKGGAYEIITFDHSFHGRTLATMSASGKPGWDTLFAPQVPGFPKADLNDIESVKRCITDQTVAVMLEPVQGEGGVIPADDAFMKELRQLTKERNLLLIVDEVQAGFGRTGKLFAYQHFGIEPDIMTLGKGIGGGVPLAALLCTDAVACFVPGDQGGTYNGNALMTAVGISVIEQLLAPGFLDSVIQKGAFLQSELLKLCSEFGLKGERGKGLLRALMLGKDIGPSLVELAREHEPEGLLINSPRPDLLRFMPALNVTQEEILKMCTTLRVLLKKLT